One window of Pseudacidobacterium ailaaui genomic DNA carries:
- the secA gene encoding preprotein translocase subunit SecA has translation MIGSALTKIFGTSNERAVKRLMPVVQAINAMEPEIQRLSDGELRAKTDEFKARIAKAREGIADAEERKAAEKRALDEVLPEAFAVVREAGRRVLNMRHFDVQLIGGMVLHQGKIAEMKTGEGKTLVATLPCYLNALAGHGVHVVTVNDYLAKRDAEWMGKIYEFLGLTVGVIVHDLDDNQRRQAYAADITYGTNNEFGFDYLRDNMKFELADCVQRGHYFAIVDEVDSILIDEARTPLIISGPTDQTTDKYVRVDRIIPQLVQGEEIERGEEKILTGDYVVDEKHKTISVTDEGWEKIEKLLGIGNIADPENWEYKHHVETAIKAHSLYKRDVQYVVKDGPQGKEVIIVDEFTGRLMPGRRWSDGLHQAIEAKEGVNIRREDQTLATITFQNYFRLYQKLAGMTGTAETEAAEFDKIYKLEIVVIPTNKPMRRIEHPDVVYRTAKEKYFAVADEIARLHEKGQPVLVGTTSIEKSELLSQILQRKGVKHVVLNAKYHEREAEIVAQAGRLGMVTIATNMAGRGTDILLGGNAEFVAKQELVKKGMARAISVAEGALNPMAAPGMMRFYYQGQEFETSQENWDKTYAVHAARAQQEHDAVIAAGGLHIIGTERHESRRIDNQLRGRAGRQGDPGASRFYLSLEDDLMRIFAKEWVSTLLQRLGMEEGVPIESRMISKRIEAAQKAVEAQNFEARKHLLEYDDVMNKQREAVYGLRHQLLEGLDQKELILEDYVATILSNVLDEHTPEKIHPEQWDLKGLKEKLVSHFGLDLDAEGISLTELTRHEIGETIFERLKERYEAKEQVIGEKQMRFHERMIMLSVLDGLWKDHLYNMDHLKEGIGLRGYGQQDPLVAYKKESFDMFEGMMTRFQEDTVRFLFHMQIVGPDGRPLQIPSRPRPAIPAAPPVASAEAAQQHPSSAVAVAEPPAVPIPVRQPSTTIDEIEREFQRKKQRELEQARMAGSGDASAPAQRRTGEKVGRNDPCPCGSGKKYKKCHGANEG, from the coding sequence TTGATTGGTAGTGCTCTTACTAAAATTTTCGGGACCAGCAACGAACGCGCGGTAAAGCGGCTGATGCCTGTGGTCCAGGCAATTAACGCCATGGAGCCGGAAATCCAGCGGCTCTCAGACGGTGAGCTTCGCGCGAAAACAGATGAATTCAAGGCCCGGATTGCGAAAGCCCGGGAAGGCATCGCGGATGCCGAGGAGCGCAAAGCGGCCGAAAAGCGTGCGCTCGACGAGGTATTGCCGGAAGCTTTTGCCGTAGTGCGAGAAGCAGGCCGCCGCGTTTTGAACATGCGCCATTTTGACGTGCAGTTGATTGGCGGAATGGTGCTGCATCAGGGCAAGATTGCAGAAATGAAGACCGGCGAAGGCAAGACGCTGGTCGCTACCCTGCCCTGTTATTTGAATGCACTGGCCGGTCACGGCGTCCATGTTGTGACGGTCAATGACTATCTGGCCAAGCGTGACGCCGAGTGGATGGGCAAGATTTATGAGTTTCTGGGCCTTACCGTCGGCGTCATTGTCCATGATCTGGACGACAACCAGCGTCGACAGGCCTACGCTGCGGACATCACCTACGGCACGAACAACGAGTTCGGCTTTGATTATCTCCGCGACAACATGAAGTTTGAGCTGGCCGACTGCGTACAGCGTGGCCATTACTTCGCCATTGTGGACGAGGTGGACTCGATCCTGATTGACGAAGCACGTACGCCGCTCATTATCTCCGGCCCAACCGACCAGACGACCGATAAATACGTCCGCGTAGACCGCATCATTCCGCAGCTTGTGCAGGGTGAAGAGATTGAGCGTGGGGAGGAGAAAATCCTTACCGGCGACTATGTCGTGGACGAGAAGCACAAGACCATCAGCGTGACCGATGAGGGCTGGGAAAAAATTGAAAAGCTCCTTGGCATTGGCAATATCGCTGATCCGGAAAACTGGGAATACAAGCACCACGTCGAGACGGCCATTAAGGCGCATTCTCTCTATAAGCGCGATGTGCAATATGTGGTGAAGGATGGTCCCCAGGGCAAGGAAGTCATTATCGTAGATGAGTTCACGGGCCGTCTGATGCCAGGGCGGCGCTGGTCTGATGGTTTGCACCAGGCCATTGAGGCCAAGGAAGGCGTAAATATCCGCCGCGAAGACCAGACACTGGCTACGATTACCTTCCAGAATTATTTCCGGCTTTATCAGAAGCTCGCCGGAATGACGGGAACGGCGGAGACCGAAGCGGCAGAGTTTGACAAAATCTACAAGCTGGAAATTGTCGTCATCCCAACCAATAAGCCGATGCGGCGTATCGAGCATCCGGACGTGGTTTATCGGACGGCGAAGGAAAAATATTTTGCGGTTGCCGACGAAATTGCGCGCCTGCACGAAAAAGGCCAGCCTGTCTTGGTGGGCACCACATCGATTGAGAAGTCGGAGCTGCTTTCGCAGATTCTTCAGCGCAAGGGCGTCAAGCACGTTGTTCTGAATGCGAAATACCACGAGCGTGAAGCCGAGATCGTCGCCCAGGCCGGACGCCTTGGCATGGTCACCATCGCCACGAACATGGCCGGCCGCGGTACTGACATTTTGCTGGGCGGCAATGCAGAATTTGTTGCCAAGCAGGAACTGGTGAAGAAGGGCATGGCCCGTGCCATCAGTGTGGCCGAGGGTGCTCTGAACCCGATGGCCGCTCCGGGCATGATGCGGTTTTACTACCAGGGCCAGGAGTTCGAGACGTCCCAGGAAAACTGGGACAAAACCTACGCTGTCCATGCGGCCCGAGCGCAGCAAGAACATGATGCTGTCATCGCTGCAGGCGGCTTACACATTATTGGCACGGAACGGCATGAGTCGCGGCGGATTGACAACCAGCTCCGCGGGCGCGCCGGGCGTCAGGGAGATCCTGGCGCATCACGGTTCTATCTCTCCCTTGAAGATGACCTGATGCGCATCTTCGCCAAAGAGTGGGTCTCCACTCTGTTGCAGCGACTGGGCATGGAAGAAGGCGTGCCGATTGAATCGCGCATGATCTCAAAGCGCATTGAGGCCGCGCAGAAGGCCGTGGAAGCCCAGAACTTCGAGGCCCGCAAGCACCTGCTTGAATACGACGATGTGATGAACAAGCAGCGCGAGGCCGTTTATGGACTGCGCCATCAGCTACTTGAAGGACTTGACCAGAAAGAGCTGATTCTTGAGGACTATGTTGCAACCATTCTGAGTAACGTTCTCGATGAGCACACTCCGGAGAAAATTCATCCCGAGCAGTGGGACCTGAAAGGACTGAAAGAAAAGCTCGTCAGCCACTTTGGCCTGGACCTGGATGCAGAGGGGATCTCGCTCACGGAGCTGACGCGGCACGAAATCGGTGAGACCATCTTTGAGCGCCTGAAAGAGCGTTATGAGGCCAAAGAGCAGGTCATCGGAGAGAAGCAGATGCGCTTCCATGAGCGCATGATTATGCTCAGCGTGCTCGATGGCCTGTGGAAAGACCACCTCTACAACATGGACCACCTGAAGGAAGGCATCGGACTGCGCGGCTATGGGCAGCAGGACCCGCTGGTGGCCTACAAGAAGGAATCCTTCGACATGTTTGAGGGGATGATGACGCGCTTCCAGGAAGACACAGTGCGCTTCCTTTTCCATATGCAGATTGTCGGGCCCGACGGGCGTCCTTTGCAGATTCCGTCCCGTCCTCGTCCTGCAATCCCCGCGGCCCCTCCGGTGGCTTCCGCAGAGGCTGCCCAGCAGCATCCCTCTTCTGCCGTGGCAGTTGCAGAGCCCCCGGCAGTCCCGATCCCCGTCCGCCAGCCTTCCACTACGATTGACGAGATTGAGCGCGAGTTCCAACGCAAAAAGCAGCGTGAACTTGAACAGGCCCGCATGGCTGGAAGCGGTGATGCTTCAGCGCCGGCCCAGCGCAGGACCGGAGAAAAAGTCGGGCGCAATGATCCCTGCCCCTGCGGCTCAGGCAAAAAATACAAAAAATGCCACGGTGCCAACGAGGGCTGA